The DNA window CTGATAAAGATGTGCTGAATATGACCCCGGGTCAGATGGACCAGTACATGGACTGGTATGCAAACAGCTGGTTGGACAATTCAAGAGGTAAGGAGTGCCGATGTACTATGAAATTGCATTTGATATTGATCATGTATAGCTACCAACCCTCTCGCCGGGATGTTCCCTGCCACGCAGCCAAATGCGAGCGTTGATCCACCTCCGTCTATAGCCACAGACCCGGACGAAGCTTTGGAACAACTGTTACACACCGTGATTCAAGACCTCCGGCCCAGGCGAGTTGTCCCAGACGAAGAACAGGGAGTGTCCCGTCCGGGCTCTGGGTACCAGCGGTGTCGGCCAGGGTCTACATTCACTGAACCTGAGCAGGCATTTTACGAACTGGCAGCCCGGCTTACGGCTGTATCGGTACAAACGCTGCTCCGAGCTGTCTCGCACACCGAGACTCGGCTTGAACGGTTCTTGGACGACCAGAAACTCCTCGAAGACTTTGGCGAGAGCGGTGCAGAAGCGTTGGATGGCGATGTGCTGGATGACCTGGATGAGCAGATGACAGATCTGGTCATGGGTGATGGTATGGAGATTTAGTATGCATCGCGGCGTCTTTTCTGTAGTATTTTAGCGTTATTTTATTCTATAGTACATAGTGATATCCCATGCTTTCTCTTCGGTCCATAGTGAATGGAGACATGTCACGTGTAAGTACAGCCCTATTCACGTGACTGGGTATTCAAGGGCTGTAACGATCCCGTGACCACTTTTTCCTAAGCGAGCTCACTCACATTGCCGCCGCCTCTTCCGCCTCGATCTCACTGCGACCGACAACAACGAAAACCCGCAACCAGTACGTACAGTCCCTTCAAATGCCTATTCCCGTGTCCTCTTGACCTAGCAAGCTaacattttctttttctgcgTCTTCCAGTGCAGATGTAGGTCATTCTGAACCCCCGTTCCCCGTTCCCCGGTGCCTTCCAGCCCGTGGACCGTTCGCAAAGCGTCCCCCGGCCCGATCGAATGAATCCCAGAATCTAATTTCTCTCGAATACAGTTTCGTCAAGACCCTGACGGGTAAGACCATTACCCTCGACGTTGAGTCGAGTGACACCATCGACAAcgtcaaggccaagatcCAGGACAAGGAGGGCATTCCCCCGGACCAGCAGCGCCTGATCTTCGCCGGCAAGCAGCTTGAGGATGGCCGTACCCTGAGCGACTACAACATCCAGAAGGTACGATTCCCTGTGTGGTGGAGGATGTGAGCAGTGGATGGATATCCTCGAATCCGACGTTACGGTTCAAAGGCTTTGGGGATGGAAATCCACTGCATCATTGTTCAGCATGGGATCAGTTCAGATGAATGGTGGCTAACAACGTCATTTCTCGTTATAGGAGTCCACTCTCCACCTGgtcctccgtctccgtgGTGGTATCATCGAGCCTTCCCTGAAGGCCCTTGCCTCCAAGTACAACTGCGAGAAGTCCATCTGCCGCAAGTGCTACGTACGTGACATCAACAGGCTTTTACGTCCCCCAGATGATTTAAACTAACCGGTTCCTCTACAGGCCCGTCTGCCTCCCCGTGCCACCAACTGCCGTAAGAGGAAGTGCGGCCACACCAACCAGCTCCgccccaagaagaagctcaaATAAGCGACTCGCCCCCCTTTTCGTTGTGTTCGGTGTGCGGTGGAGCAGCGTGGTTGGACTGCGACATGGAAGAGGTCTATACATGGCGTTAGAAAATGATGGAACAAATCAATACAGCCACAGTCGGTCGACCTGTTGTTAGTTGGCTCCTCTTGCCTATCGAGTTGCAATTCATGATTTCAATGTTGTAAAAAAATTCAAGTTGGAATTCAgtgctctctttctctctccgcTAGATATAGGTACAATGCTTGCGCAAGATGGACATCGCGCGCAAATCAACAGGGAACAAAGGTGGCCTGCACCAGGCTGGCCGAAAATACACAGGAGTCCTAGCATCTCATCTCTATCTTCCCCGGTTACATCATCCACCGACGCTGGTTgtcatcgccgccatcttTATTGTCGTGGTCCTTGTGTCCTCCCTTCTTCGCTGGGCTACCGtgtctggaagaggaagaagttgtcAGCCAAGCTCTGTTTGGTAACGATAGAGGGGATACACTCACGCGAAGAAAAGCACCGTGAtagcagcagccagagcagcatGCAACACGACAAccaaaatcaacaagatctTGCTAGCCTTGGCATCCGTAGCATTGAGAACCGGGTAGAGGTTGCGCAGCAGGAAGAAAACCGTCCACAcgaagccaacgccaacaaGCGCCCAGTTCAGCGCCGTCAGCGGACTCCAGCTGACGAGCGCGACCCCAATCCAGACCAGATTCGAGTACCCATACAGCGCCCAGCACTCGATCAGATCAGCCGTCGAGCTACCGAACCAGCGCAGCGCAGCCCACAGCGCAATCGGCACTACACCCGTATACCCGTAGATCAAGCCCGCCGCGCCAGACAGGAGCCTGAAGTCGTACTCGAAGTGCTCGTCGTCATGGTTCGCCAACCACTGTGAGATCGTGCCCGTCAGGAAAAGAATCACCACGACCGTCGTCGCGATCCAGATCGGCCCGTACAGGTCCGCATTGCCCTCGAGTACATCGAGGAAGTTGGTTCGTGGGTACAGAGCCGCCACGCACCGCCGCAGCACCTCGTTCGTGTCCACGTCGAAAAACCGCTCGTAGTAGTGCAGCGACCACCAGCTATGCTTGGTCGGCGTGCCGCCCGGTGAGCGGtcccggccaccaccacgcGATGAGCTGCCGCCTAAGAATGGGGCGGAGTCGGCTTGGGCTTTTGCGTTGCGCTGGTCGGATTCGAAGTCTGGGGCGTGTCACAAACATGGTCAGTCATGCTCTGTTGTTATTGAAATTGAGGGCAACTCACTGGATGGGTGGAATTCAAGGTCCTCTTGCAGGTCGGTATGTCCGAGGTCGCCCTGCGGGTTGCGTGAGCGACCGACTTGGGGTTAATTGGAGGATTATCGACATACCTCGGCATCCACGTCAACAACCACATCGTAGCCCTGGTTCGCCATTATGGGTGGATTGGGTGAGATGGAAGGGCAGGAATGGGAGTTGCGAAGAAGAATACACAGCACAGGACACATCAGCTTCCCCCAGCGGGCCAAAACCAACGTGATCAGCCTGGCAGTACCctgccgccttcttgaccGGGTTACTGCATAGATGGCCTTCCTTCTACAATATATGCCAGAAACAGGCCGATTACCGTCTTCATCGATCATTTGGAGACTGGGTCTTTTCTGATACAATTCTGATTCACCCCCCCGGTTTGAAGTGCCGTGCCACTGAACAGTGTGTTGTGGGTCATATCGCCTACAAAGGACCCCTGGGAAAATATATCATTTGCGACAACACTGGGTAAATGTTGTAACTCACCTGGATCTGAGATTGCACTGGTTTAGGGGACAGAATTCCCAGGGATGGACCAGTCCCGAATTAGTTCCGCCAGGGCATCCGTGTCGAGTGAGGAAGACAAGCTCTTCACTGCGTCAAACGGCGACTCGACTGGGTCATTACCCTCCTCCGAGGCAGAACGTCTGTCCAGCCTTCGAGCGGAAAAGGCAGAGGCAATCCGCCGCGCGTGCACCTCGCGCGACCTCGATGCTCTAGTTGAGCACGCAACCTCGGAAGGTGGTTTACTTGATGATGAACTGCGGCAAATAGCCTGTGAGTTTTTTTGGAATTTGATGAATGGATGGAACTGATCTTGAGGGAAAAGGGCCTCTCCTTTTGCAATGCGACGATAAGACACGACATGATGACCTTAAGCCCCTAGGCGAACTGCCTCGGCATGTAGACGAGGACCAGGTCCAGCTCGATGTTGACCGGTCCTTTGTCTACTACCCAAGCGGTTAGTCTGTCTGTTCAAGTGGCATGATTAAGTTGGTATACTAACTCCGACGCAGCCCCGGAAGATGAGATTTCAGCGAAGAAAGAGCAATTATCGGCCCTGATCAGACAAGTCATCAGGAACTACCCGATGCTTTGTTATTTCCAGGGCTATCATGACATCGTCCAGGTCCTACTCCTAGTTCTCGGCGAGCAAAAGGCCGCCTCGGCCATGGCACAGATATCGCTCTTTCGCATCAGAGACTACATGCTCCCCACGCTCTCACCGGCGATAAAGCATCTGCAGTTGATACCTGCAATCATCGAGACGGCTGATCCAAAGCTTCGACAGCACCTGGCCAACATCCAACCTTTTTTCGCTCTCGCAGCCACCTTGACCCTATACGCCCACGACATCCAGGAATACAGCGATATAGCCCGGTTGTTTGATTTCATTCTGGCGAAGGAACCAGTGGTCACCATCTACCTATTTGCAGCGATTATTCTctcgcgcaagaaggaaCTGCTGGAGATACCCACCGAAGAGCCGGAAATGCTACACTTCACCCTCTCCAAGCTCCCTTGTCCACTCGATCTGGAAAGCCATATCTTACAGGCTACACAACTCTTCCAGGACCACCCCCCGGAGTCACTACCCTTCGGTGCCTGGAAGCAGATCCCTCGGTGCAGCGTGCTCAAGGCATCTCGCGATCCTTTCCAGACCTACACGGTCGACGAAGCTGTGCAACTATTCCAGCAGCAGGCGCGGCAGATCCGTCGCGAGGAGCGGAGGCAACAGGTATTGAAGCTTGCGTGGAATCATCGACGGTCGATTGGATCGGTGGTTCTGGCTGTTGTGGTCGGGGTGGCATCGATCTATATCCGCAAGAAAGGTCTGGATGCTTCGATCTGGTCTGTTCTGGGCCGACTGCAGACACTCTGGAGGAGGTAGAGGGGGTTCAGAGTGTGTACTTGTAATAAATATGAAACTATTTTTATTGTGTCTGGTATAGATGACTTCTATCTGTGAAACAAAGCTCCTAGACACATTCTGTTAACAAAAGTACTTCGGCCAGGCAGATGgtcgcctcaggcatcaGCCGCGTGACGATGCCCAGCGGGCTGCCCGCTTGATACTCTTTTGTCAACACCGCTTGCTCTGCCACCCCATCTTCCGATCGTGCACTTTGGAGTCAGGTCTTTGGACGAATACTCTTTACCTTTGACTCTCAACCCTGAGTGGCTTTTGGTGCCAACCCAATCCACCGGGTCTCTCCCGCCACGGGCCGTGACAAGCAGGAAGCTCTCCGGTGCTTCATTGTGCACCACCTGCGAGCACCACGCGTCTGATTTATACATCTTTAACTGAAAGTCAGTCTTGATGGTGGTTCACTCTTCTTAGGCCAAAACTCATATGCTGAAAGATTTAGAGCGGGATATCGCGGGCCCTGCGGGGCAGCCATATCCTTCCCTTGTGTCTGGGCTTCTGCCACTGAGAATGCTTTTTTGTCCAGAGTCTATCTAGACTCTGACTGACAATCGACCTCAGCGTACAAGGTCATTACTTCATTCTTTGGAACATCactttctctctcatcatTCTTTTatttctcttttctcccgTCAAAACACCTTCATCATGTCAAACTCCTACCGAGAATCTAGCGAATCCCGCGAAACATGTGAGGTGCATCAGCCAGTCGCGTTGCTCTCCCGGACTGCTCTGGCCAGCCCCATGATCCAGTGGATGATGCCAGCCCGTCTCCGTAGCAAAGATCACAACGACGTTGTCTTTGTGGGTGAAAAGCGAGTGCAGATCAAAGAGGCCATCAATGGCCACCTTGAAGATGTAATTGAAAAGACAGACTTTGATGCACCAATTGTGGGTGCAAAGGTAATCAATGTCAGCACCCAGCTGCCTTTGGACTCACAGGTCAGGGCTGGGAGTAGTGCGAAAGAAATGGATATCGACCCGGACAACCTACCTATTCAGATCctgcttctcgctctcgatATGAAGGAACTTGTCTTTCTTTACCGTTCGATTTCCAATGAGGAGTTCTTCGTCACTTATCGTCGGCCGCTGCCCCAAGATGTCAATTTGGCTGAGAAGTTTGGGCGGCACATTGCGGTCGATCCAAAGTCGCGAGGAGTTGCCGTCAGCGCGTCCAACAACTATTTCGGTGTTTTGTGGTTGAAGCCTCCCCACGAACTACAGCTACAGATGACGAAAGGGCAACTAGATCCAGTGGATGCGGAGCATTTCTTCACGGTGAATGGAGACATACTGTTCATGGAATTTCTCTATCCCAGAGCTCCTCCCAATGATAAAACCATCACCCTGCTTCTCATAATTTCCCAAGAAGACGGCACCCAAGCCGTGGTCTATCAATGGGATGAGCAGAACACCATGCGCCGAACCAGACCCCGGATCAAGGAAATCAAACTACGGGAACAGGATCGACAGCCGACTATGGTTGTTCCATTGACCAAGGAATCATCGTTCCTGCTGGTTACAACCACGTCGATGACCGTTTATTCCATCAACTCTGCAACTCCGCCCCGGGTTTACCCCACCATCATTCCTGCCCCTGACCAAGGTCAGGCTGCACTATGGACTCGTTGGGCAAGACCATCCCGCAATTGGTTGTATAGCCAAAACTTCGACGGCATCTACGTTTGTCGCGAGGATGGCTGGATCTACTATCTAGAGTTTGGTAATGAGGGTGCTCTGGAGAACCTGACTGACTTGGGCCAACTTCACTGTGATGTCGATACCGCCTTTGACGTGCTTAACATGGGTGACGGAGGGGCCGACTTCATAATGGCCGCTGGAAGTATGGGTGACGGTGGACTGTTCGTCCAAAAAGCCCGAGAGCATCCAAAATGCGAGCAACGATTCCTGAACTGGGCCCCAGTTACCGACGCTGTCACCGTGCCCTCGAAGGCCCAAGGAGCTCTGGAAGACGATATGGATCACAGTCGACTTTTTGTCTGCTCAGCATCTTCCACGGCGGTTGGGGCATTGACCGAACTGCGGCATGGAGTCGAAGCGCCAATCAATGTCGCTGCCTCCCTAGGCGATATCCCGACGGTTCGGGATATATGGAGTGAGGACATCAATGGCCTCACCTATGTTATGATCTCGGACCCCATCTCCTCTCAGCTTCTGTGTATGAGCTCAGATTTGGAAGATGAAATTACTGCTCTCGACGAAGCAGATACGGGGTTGGACGATGCACAGACTTTGGCTGCAGGGTTTACACCCTCTGGGGTTTTTATTCAAGTGACTGACCGGGCCATCCATTTCTTTGTCACAAGTGACCAGTCCCTTAACAACTTTGTCAATCATGATCCAAACCACAGTCTCATTACCGTCACTGTTGATGGCCCAAGCTCTATGATTGCTGCGGCGATGAGAGGTGAGGATGGAATGAACCTGAGCGTGGCTCGAGTTTTTACTACGTCCGACTCTGCTGTCTCGATGTCAAGCGTTGGAAATCCTGTCGGGATTGAGAAATACCCTGTTTGCCTCTCTATCCAAAAGTTTGGGGATACCTCGTTCTTGTTCATGGGCACGGGTGATGGAAGCGTGCTCGTATTTCATATTGATGACGAGGCCGTCATCTTTCTGTTTGATATTGCCATCTCCGTCCAAACAGAAGATGACATATCGATGGCGGTTGAGAGCTTTGCAGCCATTTCCACCAACGTCAAAGGCTCTCTACAGGCACTTCTGTTTTGCGGTCTGCGAAGTGGCATCCTGATTCCATTTGAGATTGATTTCAATGCCCCAACTCTCATAGGTAAATcggcttcttccttttgcGATCTATGGCCGGGCTAACTCTTTTTCATCTCCAGGACTGACTCAGAAACCACCGACACAGATCGGGAAGACATCCATCAGGCTTCAGGGCAGTGGTTCTTTTGCCTTATTCACATGTGGACATGAGCTTTGGCGCGTGTCATACACCGAAGATGGCACTGCTCCCAATTACTTCCTATGGCGGGTCTGGATCACCGATAGAATCAATGTGAGTACCGCGAGCGCTGTTTGGTCCTGGATACTTCATCTAATTCTCGCGGTAGTCCGCCTACTTCCCTGTAACCCTCAACAGCTTCTCTCTAATCAACTCCCATGCGTCAGGAAATACCTTGGGCTcccttttttgtttttcagATGGACAGCTCCTCATTTGCACTCTGGAGAAAAGAGCGAAGCCGGTTCCTCGACGCATTGATCTGCCAGGAAGACCCGGCAAGCTTTGCTATTCCAAACACTTGGAAAGCTTGATTGTATCATACACTCTTCCCGACGCTGGTCCCGAGAGAACGGGACCAGAAGACGCTCAACGCCCATACATTGAATTCGTGGATCCGGACTCGCAGCAGGCAGTGGTCCATCAGAACAGACCGTGGATGCCAGATGAAAATGAGCCATGGCGACCCAAAGGGGGTCTTGGTGAGACGATCACTTGCATTTTTGACTGGATGCCTATCAGAGGTGACAAAAAATATCATTTGATTGCTGTGGGAACCTCGCGGCCCTATGCCGATGACTTCGACTCGTCCCGGGGTCGGGTTATCCTCTTGCAAGTCTCTCGCAACCCAGATAATCCGTCCCGGATCGATTGCTTCTTCAAGCACATGAAGTCGGTGCAAAAGCCTGTGCGCACTATCGCATCGTATGTCGACACTTTGATCGTCTCTGCTGGCAAATCTGTTTTCCCGCTGAGGTCTCTCCATTCTATGGTCCAATGGCTTAGCAACGCCGTGCtctctctgccctctccTGCTGTTGCGATCACTGTGCATGGGCACTATGTCTACATTACCACCTCGCGCAATGGGCTCATGGTGTACGAAATCAGGGACGGGTCTTGGGTCCCGCATGCTTTGGACATTGTCCAGCGTGATGGGCTATCCCACAGCATCCTCCCCGGCAAACCGAAGCTCACGTTCGCCACTAGCCGGGGCGGCGGTGTCCGCTTGCTCGTGGATATCGAGAACTTGACGATGGATCAAAATCTTCCAGGACCACGATCGGAGGTGTATCTTCCActctccatcttcaaacTTCTGGTGGGAAACCGGTGTGCGACCTTATCTCCCGCCCGATATGCGATGTACGGTGTGGGTCTTAATGGAACGGTCCACCAGTTCTTGACTCTCgagaaaaaagaatggcGTCTCCTCCGATTCCTACAGAATCTCTGCGAGAGGGACCCGGCCATCAACATATCCCTGACCAAGAGGAGAAGACGCCTCAATCCAAGGGACCTCGTACCAGTGGATCCCAGTGGGGCCCAGGGATCTATTGACGGCGATATGCTGGCCCGGCTCAGTGAGCTGGACGCCGATTATTTGCAGGATATGATCAAGGAGTCTCCGCGCCATGACCCATGGTCCCCTATGCAGAACGGCATGGAGTCCCAGTTCTGTGAGATGGTCCAGGATGTGCTAGGGGTGTCGGCGAACCATGGTGAGGCGGCGATTGGGTGGTTGCGGCAGTTGCTGCACTTAGAGTCTTGAATAGCTAGAGCCAAAGAATAGGGGACGGGGATATCTGTATCTACTGTGTTGTACACTGAAAATAAGATGGGATTGTATCTCGTAGTTCATTCACTGTGCCATGTATGTAGTGGCGAGTCAGATCGCACTCCGTTTCATTGTTCCCCACCATAAATGATGTTCCTCCGCCCGAAATTCTTTTCGCCCTCGACACCTTCCCCCACCACCAGAGAGCCACGctctgcctttctttttgccCCGGGATTTTCTTCAGCATTTGAAGTTTGTCCACTGTCTCTTCCCGTGAGTCAGCAACTGAACGGTTAACTCCGTTTGTGGGCGCTCACTCGATTCTCTTACCGGTCGCTACACCGAACACATCTCCCGGAAAAGGATCACAAGACACAAAAATGGcacccaagaagaagggaaatAAGCGCCaggaggaggactgggaaGCCGAGATGGGTGAAACTGCCCCTGCTGCTGAGTCCCCGACCGCCGAGCAGCCTGCAGAAGATGGTGCTCctgccgacgaggaggagacgggcggcggcggcggtggcctCCTAGCTGCGGTGAGGAGgaacaaaaacaagaaggcgaagaagggcaagcCCGTCAACGATTTCGTGGAGGGTGAGGATGCCAGCAACGACTTTGCCGGCAAGGAGCCCGAGGAGGGTAcctttgacgacgacgatgttTTCGCCGGCAAGAAGACGAAACCCATCAAGGACGtgcctccgccacctccgcctgctgaggaggagggagagtTTCGCGTGAAGAGtaagaaggaaaaggagaaggagaagaaggaacgTGAGAAGCAGCGGAAGAAGGAGCAGGTATGTTGGAGAGGATCTCCGCAAGCTATATTACATGCTGACCCAATCTTTCTGGTATAGGCTGccaccaagaagaaggtcacTCCTGCTGAATCCAAGTCTCAACCGACTAAGGCTGCTGCCGAGCCTGAACAGCCCGCCGCTGCGGAACCGGCTCCTGCCGCAGAGTCAGCGGGttccaagaagaaactcaaCCCTCGACTAGCGATGCTTCAGAAGCA is part of the Penicillium psychrofluorescens genome assembly, chromosome: 4 genome and encodes:
- a CDS encoding uncharacterized protein (ID:PFLUO_007001-T1.cds;~source:funannotate): MANQGYDVVVDVDAEGDLGHTDLQEDLEFHPSNFESDQRNAKAQADSAPFLGGSSSRGGGRDRSPGGTPTKHSWWSLHYYERFFDVDTNEVLRRCVAALYPRTNFLDVLEGNADLYGPIWIATTVVVILFLTGTISQWLANHDDEHFEYDFRLLSGAAGLIYGYTGVVPIALWAALRWFGSSTADLIECWALYGYSNLVWIGVALVSWSPLTALNWALVGVGFVWTVFFLLRNLYPVLNATDAKASKILLILVVVLHAALAAAITVLFFAHGSPAKKGGHKDHDNKDGGDDNQRRWMM
- a CDS encoding uncharacterized protein (ID:PFLUO_007002-T1.cds;~source:funannotate) gives rise to the protein MDQSRISSARASVSSEEDKLFTASNGDSTGSLPSSEAERLSSLRAEKAEAIRRACTSRDLDALVEHATSEGGLLDDELRQIAWPLLLQCDDKTRHDDLKPLGELPRHVDEDQVQLDVDRSFVYYPSAPEDEISAKKEQLSALIRQVIRNYPMLCYFQGYHDIVQVLLLVLGEQKAASAMAQISLFRIRDYMLPTLSPAIKHLQLIPAIIETADPKLRQHLANIQPFFALAATLTLYAHDIQEYSDIARLFDFILAKEPVVTIYLFAAIILSRKKELLEIPTEEPEMLHFTLSKLPCPLDLESHILQATQLFQDHPPESLPFGAWKQIPRCSVLKASRDPFQTYTVDEAVQLFQQQARQIRREERRQQVLKLAWNHRRSIGSVVLAVVVGVASIYIRKKGLDASIWSVLGRLQTLWRR
- a CDS encoding uncharacterized protein (ID:PFLUO_007003-T1.cds;~source:funannotate); this translates as MSNSYRESSESRETCEVHQPVALLSRTALASPMIQWMMPARLRSKDHNDVVFVGEKRVQIKEAINGHLEDVIEKTDFDAPIVGAKVINVSTQLPLDSQVRAGSSAKEMDIDPDNLPIQILLLALDMKELVFLYRSISNEEFFVTYRRPLPQDVNLAEKFGRHIAVDPKSRGVAVSASNNYFGVLWLKPPHELQLQMTKGQLDPVDAEHFFTVNGDILFMEFLYPRAPPNDKTITLLLIISQEDGTQAVVYQWDEQNTMRRTRPRIKEIKLREQDRQPTMVVPLTKESSFLLVTTTSMTVYSINSATPPRVYPTIIPAPDQGQAALWTRWARPSRNWLYSQNFDGIYVCREDGWIYYLEFGNEGALENLTDLGQLHCDVDTAFDVLNMGDGGADFIMAAGSMGDGGLFVQKAREHPKCEQRFLNWAPVTDAVTVPSKAQGALEDDMDHSRLFVCSASSTAVGALTELRHGVEAPINVAASLGDIPTVRDIWSEDINGLTYVMISDPISSQLLCMSSDLEDEITALDEADTGLDDAQTLAAGFTPSGVFIQVTDRAIHFFVTSDQSLNNFVNHDPNHSLITVTVDGPSSMIAAAMRGEDGMNLSVARVFTTSDSAVSMSSVGNPVGIEKYPVCLSIQKFGDTSFLFMGTGDGSVLVFHIDDEAVIFLFDIAISVQTEDDISMAVESFAAISTNVKGSLQALLFCGLRSGILIPFEIDFNAPTLIGLTQKPPTQIGKTSIRLQGSGSFALFTCGHELWRVSYTEDGTAPNYFLWRVWITDRINSAYFPVTLNSFSLINSHASGNTLGSLFCFSDGQLLICTLEKRAKPVPRRIDLPGRPGKLCYSKHLESLIVSYTLPDAGPERTGPEDAQRPYIEFVDPDSQQAVVHQNRPWMPDENEPWRPKGGLGETITCIFDWMPIRGDKKYHLIAVGTSRPYADDFDSSRGRVILLQVSRNPDNPSRIDCFFKHMKSVQKPVRTIASYVDTLIVSAGKSVFPLRSLHSMVQWLSNAVLSLPSPAVAITVHGHYVYITTSRNGLMVYEIRDGSWVPHALDIVQRDGLSHSILPGKPKLTFATSRGGGVRLLVDIENLTMDQNLPGPRSEVYLPLSIFKLLVGNRCATLSPARYAMYGVGLNGTVHQFLTLEKKEWRLLRFLQNLCERDPAINISLTKRRRRLNPRDLVPVDPSGAQGSIDGDMLARLSELDADYLQDMIKESPRHDPWSPMQNGMESQFCEMVQDVLGVSANHGEAAIGWLRQLLHLES